A stretch of Pristis pectinata isolate sPriPec2 chromosome 26, sPriPec2.1.pri, whole genome shotgun sequence DNA encodes these proteins:
- the LOC127583250 gene encoding calglandulin-like, whose protein sequence is MGPLSSQVWVGRRWSSHSSLGLQCEPAPNTLPSELLAEYKGVFEMFDEEGNGLVKTDDLAKLMSLLGINVTKRDLAQMVKDVDKEGKGLFNCDDFLVLMGDYHEKAKNQDEELKQAFLVFDPDLKGYIDWNTLKYVLMNAGEPLNEEEAEQMMKEADKDGDGTIDYQEFVDMMTGESFKLIK, encoded by the exons ATGGGGCCCCTGTCCAGCCAGGTCTGGGTTGGGAGACGCTGGAGCAgtcacagctctctggggctgCAGTGTGAGCCGGCC CCGAACACGCTGCCGTCCGAGTTGTTGGCTGAGTACAAGGGTGTGTTTGAGATGTTCGATGAAGAGGGGAACGGCTTGGTGAAAACAGATGACTTGGCCAAACTGATGAGCCTGCTGGGGATCAACGTAACCAAACGGGACCTCGCACAGATGGTCAAGGATGTCGACAAAGAGG GGAAAGGTCTGTTTAACTGTGACGACTTCCTTGTCTTGATGGGCGATTACCACGAGAAGGCGAAGAATCAGGATGAGGAGCTGAAGCAAGCCTTTCTGGTGTTCGATCCCGACCTGAAGGGCTACATTGACTGGAACACACTGAA GTACGTCCTGATGAACGCCGGGGAGCCTCTCAATGAAGAGGAGGCTGAACAGATGATGAAAGAGGCTGATAAAGACGGAGATGGAACCATAGACTACCAAG AATTTGTCGACATGATGACTGGTGAATCCTTCAAACTGATCAAGTAA